From a region of the Triticum aestivum cultivar Chinese Spring chromosome 7D, IWGSC CS RefSeq v2.1, whole genome shotgun sequence genome:
- the LOC123169633 gene encoding ABC transporter C family member 10 — MGSLTGSWMMNLCGGPVCSNQDALSCAFKEVFDSSTCTNHLAATGIGLLLVLALALQLVIKIPNSGGSAQGLVAVGSPLQLAAVVFSGCLGLVYLGLGLSMLGSIFSQDAAAYLPHWWLVTLSQGFSLVLSSFAFSVRPRFLGASFVPLWSILVVVYAAFICCSSVVGIVADKAITIKACLDVLSLPAAFLFLLYGVRCTHDEDGYQATGNALYKPLNTEADGQIADSDTQVTSFAKAGFFSKMSFWWLNHLMKLGYEKPLEDKDMPLLQTTDRAHNQYLMFLEKLNSKQSHSHATPSILWTIVSCHKREIIVSGFFALLKVLTLSTGPLLLKAFINVSVGKGTFKYEGFVLAATMFVCKCCESLSQRQWFFCTRRLGLQVRSFLSAAIYKKQQKLSNSAKMKHSSGQIMNYVTVDAYRIGEFPYWFHQTWTTSVQLCIALAILYNAVGAAAVSSLAVIIITVIGNAPVAKLQHKFQSKLMEAQDVRLKAMSESLVHMKILKLYSWEGHFKKVIEGLREVEYKWLSAFLLRRAYNSFLFWSSPVLVSAATFLTCYLFKIPLDASNVFTTVATLRLVQDPVRTIPDVIAVLIQAKVGFTRISKFLDAPELNGQLRKKYRVGIDYPIVMNSCSFSWDENPSKPTLNNINLVVKAGEKVAICGEVGSGKSTLLAAVLGEVPKTEGTIEVCGKIAYVSQTAWIQTGTVQDNILFGSLMDRQIYQETIERCSLVKDLEMLPFGDRTQIGERGVNLSGGQKQRVQLARALYQNADIYLLDDPFSAVDAHTATSLFNDYVMGVLSDKTVLLVTHQVDFLPVFDSILLMSDGEVIRSAPYQDLLADCQEFKYLVNAHKDTVGVQDPNSAPHGAKEIPTKETDGIHVDRYIESVRPSPVDQLIKTEERESGDTGLKPYMLYLRQNKGFFYASLSVMSHIVFLAGQISQNSWMAANVQNPHVSTLKLISVYVGIGVCTMIFVLSRSLFVVVLGVQTSRSLFSQLLNSLFRSPMSFFDSTPQGRILSRVSSDLSIVDLDIPFAFMFSLSSCLNAYSNVGVLAVVVWQVLFVALPMIVLVIQLQRYYLASAKELMRINGTTKSALANHLGESISGAITIRAFEEEDHFFAKNLELVDKNAGPYFFNFAATEWLIERLEIMGAVVLSSSAFVMALLPAGTFSPGFIGMALSYGLSLNNSFVNTIQKQCDLANKIISVERVNQYMDIPSEAPEVIEENRPAPDWPQVGSVELKDLKIRYMGDAPLVLHGITCKFQGRDKIGIVGRTGSGKTTLIGALFRLVEPAEGKIIIDSVDISTIGLHDLRSRLGIIPQDPTLFQGTVRYNLDPLGQFSDQQIWEVLEKCQLLEAVQEKKQGLDSLVAEDGSNWSMGQRQLFCLGRTLLKRCRILVLDEATASIDNTTDAVLQKTIRTEFKHCTVITVAHRIPTVMDCDMVLAMSDGKVAEYDKPSKLMETEGSLFRELVNEYWSYTSNGNI; from the exons ATGGGGTCCCTCACAG GTTCTTGGATGATGAACTTGTGTGGGGGTCCAGTATGCTCCAACCAAGATGCACTTTCATGTGCGTTCAAGGAAGTATTTGACTCTTCCACTTGCACGAATCATCTGGCGGCGACTGGCATCGGCTTGCTGCTCGTCCTCGCGCTCGCTCTCCAGTTGGTTATCAAAATCCCAAATAGTGGAGGATCTGCTCAAGGGCTCGTCGCAGTCGGCTCACCACTGCAGTTGGCTGCAGTGGTCTTCAGTGGCTGCCTGGGACTGGTTTATCTTGGCCTAGGACTGTCGATGCTGGGAAGCATCTTCAGTCAGGATGCTGCTGCTTACCTGCCACACTGGTGGCTTGTGACATTATCTCAAGGATTCAGTTTGGTCCTCTCCAGCTTTGCTTTCAGCGTCAGGCCTCGGTTTCTTGGAGCTTCGTTTGTTCCACTTTGGTCGATTCTGGTGGTCGTGTACGCAGCATTCATATGCTGTTCCTCGGTTGTTGGCATTGTTGCAGATAAGGCAATCACCATTAAGGCATGTTTGGATGTTCTGTCCCTACCAGCTGCATTTCTCTTCCTACTTTATGGCGTCCGTTGCACCCATGATGAAGACGGTTACCAGGCAACAGGAAATGCTTTATACAAGCCACTGAACACTGAGGCAGATGGTCAGATAGCTGATTCTGACACTCAGGTAACTTCTTTTGCTAAAGCTGGTTTCTTCAGCAAGATGTCATTTTGGTGGTTGAACCATTTGATGAAGTTGGGTTATGAGAAGCCTCTTGAGGACAAAGATATGCCACTTCTACAAACCACAGACCGAGCACATAACCAgtacttgatgttcttggagaaGCTGAACAGCAAGCAGTCCCATTCACATGCCACTCCGTCAATCTTGTGGACTATTGTTTCTTGCCACAAGCGTGAGATCATAGTCTCAGGTTTCTTTGCTTTGCTCAAGGTGCTCACCTTATCTACAGGCCCATTGCTTCTCAAGGCATTCATCAATGTATCAGTTGGTAAAGGGACCTTCAAATATGAAGGCTTTGTGCTGGCTGCGACAATGTTTGTTTGCAAATGCTGTGAATCTTTGTCGCAGAGGCAGTGGTTTTTCTGCACTCGGAGATTAGGACTCCAGGTGAGGTCATTCCTATCAGCAGCTATTTATAAGAAGCAACAGAAGCTATCAAACTCCGCAAAAATGAAGCACTCTTCTGGACAGATTATGAACTATGTGACTGTCGATGCCTACCGGATTGGGGAATTCCCATACTGGTTCCACCAAACATGGACAACAAGTGTTCAACTTTGCATTGCTCTGGCAATTCTGTACAATGCAGTTGGTGCTGCAGCAGTCTCATCATTGGCTGTCATCATTATCACTGTAATTGGTAATGCTCCGGTGGCCAAGCTGCAACACAAATTTCAGAGTAAGCTTATGGAAGCTCAAGATGTGAGATTGAAAGCCATGTCCGAGTCCTTAGTTCATATGAAGATCTTGAAACTTTATTCATGGGAAGGTCACTTCAAGAAGGTCATCGAGGGATTGAGGGAGGTTGAGTATAAGTGGTTGTCAGCATTCCTGCTTAGGAGGGCGTACAACAGTTTCCTGTTCTGGTCATCACCTGTTTTAGTTTCGGCAGCAACCTTTCTAACATGCTATCTTTTCAAAATCCCTCTTGATGCTAGCAATGTGTTCACCACTGTGGCAACTCTGCGTCTCGTGCAAGACCCAGTTAGGACAATACCGGATGTTATTGCAGTGCTGATACAAGCTAAGGTTGGTTTCACTCGGATATCAAAGTTTCTTGATGCACCTGAGCTGAATGGACAACTTAGGAAGAAATACCGCGTGGGCATCGATTACCCAATAGTGATGAACTCATGCAGTTTCTCCTGGGATGAGAATCCATCAAAACCAACTCTAAACAATATAAATCTGGTGGTGAAAGCTGGAGAAAAGGTTGCAATTTGTGGAGAGGTAGGATCAGGGAAGTCAACGCTTTTGGCTGCTGTACTTGGAGAGGTCCCCAAAACTGAAGGCACG ATTGAAGTCTGTGGGAAAATAGCATATGTTTCTCAGACTGCATGGATCCAAACAGGAACTGTACAGGATAACATCCTCTTCGGATCTTTGATGGACAGACAAATATACCAAGAAACAATTGAGAGATGCTCATTGGTCAAGGACCTTGAAATGCTGCCATTCGGCGACCGCACACAAATTGGGGAGAGAGGAGTAAATCTAAGTGGTGGTCAGAAGCAGCGTGTTCAGCTTGCTCGTGCACTATACCAGAATGCAGACATATATCTTCTTGATGACCCTTTCAGTGCCGTTGATGCCCATACAGCAACAAGCCTCTTTAAT GATTATGTCATGGGTGTTCTATCAGACAAGACTGTTCTTTTGGTGACCCACCAAGTGGATTTTCTACCTGTATTTGACTCCAttctg TTAATGTCAGATGGGGAGGTTATTCGGTCTGCACCTTATCAAGATTTATTGGCAGATTGCCAAGAATTCAAGTACCTTGTAAATGCACATAAAGATACTGTTGGTGTTCAAGATCCTAACAGTGCTCCCCACGGAGCAAAGGAAATACCAACAAAGGAGACAGACGGAATTCATGTAGACAGATACATAGAGTCTGTGAGGCCATCACCAGTAGATCAACTGATCAAGACAGAGGAAAGAGAATCAGGGGATACAGGTCTTAAGCCTTATATGCTCTACCTGCGCCAGAATAAAGGCTTCTTCTATGCCTCTCTTTCTGTCATGTCTCACATAGTTTTCTTAGCTGGGCAAATATCCCAGAATTCATGGATGGCTGCCAATGTCCAAAATCCTCATGTTAGTACACTGAAGTTAATTTCTGTGTACGTTGGTATTGGAGTTTGCACAATGATCTTTGTGCTATCGAGATCTTTATTTGTCGTTGTTCTTGGCGTCCAAACTTCAAGATCCTTATTTTCCCAGTTACTCAATTCATTGTTCCGTTCACCTATGTCCTTTTTTGATTCTACTCCTCAAGGAAGGATTCTTAGCCGG GTCTCTTCAGATTTGAGTATCGTTGACCTTGATATTCCATTTGCATTCATGTTTAGCCTCAGTTCCTGCTTAAACGCATATAGCAATGTGGGGGTATTGGCTGTTGTTGTATGGCAAGTTCTGTTTGTAGCACTGCCGATGATAGTTTTGGTAATTCAGTTGCAG AGGTACTATTTAGCCTCAGCTAAGGAATTGATGCGGATCAATGGAACCACCAAGTCTGCTCTAGCAAATCACTTAGGTGAATCGATCTCAGGGGCTATAACAATACGCGCCTTTGAGGAGGAAGATCATTTCTTTGCTAAGAATCTGGAGCTAGTTGACAAGAATGCTGGTCCATACTTCTTTAATTTTGCAGCAACTGAATGGTTGATTGAACGTCTGGAAATAATGGGTGCTGTGGTTCTTTCTTCTTCTGCCTTTGTCATGGCTCTTCTTCCTGCAGGAACTTTTAGCCCTG GTTTTATTGGAATGGCATTGTCCTATGGCCTTTCCCTAAATAATTCCTTTGTTAACACCATACAAAAGCAATGTGACCTCGCAAATAAAATAATATCTGTGGAACGGGTGAATCAGTACATGGACATTCCGAGTGAAGCACCAGAAGTTATTGAAGAAAACCGACCAGCACCAGATTGGCCCCAAGTTGGCAGTGTGGAGCTTAAAGATCTGAAG ATTAGGTACATGGGAGATGCACCACTTGTACTACACGGTATCACTTGCAAGTTTCAAGGTAGAGATAAGATTGGTATTGTTGGTCGAACAGGAAGTGGCAAGACAACTTTAATTGGTGCATTGTTTCGGCTTGTTGAACCCGCCGAAGGGAAAATAATTATAGACTCCGTGGACATCAGTACAATAGGCTTACATGACCTGCGTTCACGTTTGGGTATCATTCCACAAGATCCAACACTTTTTCAGGGTACAGTAAGATACAATCTAGATCCTCTTGGGCAATTCTCAGATCAGCAAATATGGGAG GTTCTTGAAAAATGTCAACTTCTTGAAGCTGTCCAGGAGAAGAAACAGGGATTGGATTCACTTG TTGCGGAAGACGGGTCGAACTGGAGCATGGGACAAAGGCAGCTCTTTTGTTTGGGCCGCACACTTTTGAAAAGGTGTCGTATATTGGTCCTTGATGAAGCCACAGCCTCTATAGACAACACAACAGATGCTGTCCTTCAGAAAACGATCCGGACAGAATTCAAACATTGCACCGTTATTACGGTCGCCCACCGCATACCCACAGTCATGGACTGCGACATGGTACTTGCAATGAGTGATG GGAAAGTAGCAGAGTATGACAAACCCTCGAAGCTCATGGAAACTGAAGGATCTCTCTTCCGCGAGCTGGTGAACGAGTACTGGTCATACACATCAAACGGAAACATTTAG